One Candidatus Neomarinimicrobiota bacterium genomic region harbors:
- a CDS encoding response regulator, protein MNNSKPITKVQQTEQGISVLLVDDEAHGLAALMDVIQNMDNAMLCSGAKSVREAIAIAEKNHVDILISDYHLGDGTGLDISTQLNLMLKTIIISADVAVKKIAEKMNIPFLIKPIVAKELETMINQLSSKTNKEVK, encoded by the coding sequence GTGAATAATTCCAAGCCAATAACAAAAGTCCAACAAACAGAGCAGGGCATTTCAGTATTACTCGTCGATGATGAAGCTCACGGCTTGGCTGCCTTAATGGACGTTATCCAAAACATGGATAATGCGATGCTTTGTAGCGGTGCTAAATCGGTCCGTGAAGCTATAGCAATTGCAGAAAAAAATCATGTAGATATTTTAATTTCGGATTACCATCTCGGTGATGGGACAGGCTTAGATATATCGACACAATTAAACTTAATGCTTAAAACAATCATTATTTCTGCAGATGTTGCCGTAAAAAAGATTGCAGAAAAAATGAATATTCCCTTCTTAATTAAACCAATCGTAGCCAAAGAACTGGAAACGATGATCAATCAATTATCTTCAAAAACCAACAAGGAAGTAAAATGA